The following coding sequences are from one Paenarthrobacter ureafaciens window:
- a CDS encoding VOC family protein: MSWGAISEMGPVSIRTSNLEQSVVDATQILGLRETKRTDGVSYLAAADVHHELTYVESDVDGLEALGLIAANGDALRDIRRRVEDEGFLVVSEKPTGEGVEDGFTFIGPEGFAFEISLGLQKAGIAPKGFGPNRYGHFNFHPQDHHGMVQFLTKVLDFRISDVIGTGGSRGYFLRCNTEHHGIAVLQGRGTFHHHAWEVQGVSDLTKAGDRLHALGRELLWGPVRHGAGNNIACYYKEHSGNVVELYTDIEQIYDDNREPVVWEDGEVWWNQWNDYLPEGFRALGLAPTPSKYRQNTLLVGGR; the protein is encoded by the coding sequence ATGTCCTGGGGCGCTATTTCCGAAATGGGGCCGGTATCAATCCGGACCTCCAACCTTGAACAGTCCGTCGTCGACGCAACACAGATCCTGGGTCTGCGCGAAACCAAGCGGACCGACGGCGTCTCCTACCTGGCCGCCGCAGACGTGCACCACGAACTGACGTACGTCGAGTCCGACGTCGATGGTTTGGAAGCCTTGGGACTCATCGCCGCGAACGGCGATGCACTCAGGGACATACGACGGCGGGTGGAGGACGAAGGCTTCCTGGTCGTCTCCGAGAAGCCCACCGGAGAAGGCGTGGAGGACGGCTTCACGTTCATCGGCCCGGAGGGCTTCGCCTTCGAAATTTCCCTGGGCCTGCAGAAGGCCGGCATCGCCCCCAAGGGCTTCGGTCCGAACCGCTACGGCCACTTCAACTTCCATCCACAGGACCACCACGGAATGGTGCAATTCCTGACCAAGGTCCTCGACTTCCGGATTTCCGACGTGATCGGCACCGGCGGTTCACGGGGCTACTTCCTGCGTTGCAACACCGAACACCACGGCATCGCCGTGCTGCAAGGTCGCGGCACATTCCACCACCATGCCTGGGAGGTCCAGGGCGTCAGCGACCTCACCAAGGCCGGCGACCGCCTCCACGCCCTGGGCCGTGAACTGCTGTGGGGTCCGGTCAGGCACGGCGCAGGCAACAACATCGCCTGCTACTACAAGGAGCACTCCGGAAACGTAGTGGAGCTCTACACGGACATCGAACAGATTTATGACGACAACCGCGAACCAGTCGTTTGGGAAGACGGCGAAGTGTGGTGGAACCAGTGGAACGACTACCTCCCCGAAGGCTTCCGCGCCCTGGGATTGGCCCCCACGCCGTCCAAGTACCGCCAGAACACCCTGCTGGTGGGAGGACGTTAA
- a CDS encoding flavin-containing monooxygenase, translated as MNAMTTPATATERTSPDHYGDLYGRDSYAQVTETDQELWAFVEGAELPVLMTALAAALKDMSLLEPDLSPPLPPMGATTQPHGGLKEDQVARGRQIAFEALRRLRDEDIRTVDELPPEQADYILDWFTGGRTSSDPSWAGEMHHELLISPQRNGSAGWTLDEVSPGRTFETLIVGAGVSGIAAAYRLKEAGIPYTWIESSHRVGGTWWKNHYPGVRLDTPTYGYSFSFAQRDDWPHQFAKGEEVLDYLETVVARAKLADELELHTWLEKAEFDEVSRTWTATTASTDGTRQTRRFNAIITCVGQLDHPHIPTWPGQEEFTGAQMHSQEWDHSVDLRGKKVAVIGTGASAYQIIPAIVDQVESLHVFQRSAPWMLPAESYHEPMSDTANWLHSKVPHYGKWFRLWVTALGIEGRINVAEAEEGWDKAPLSVSPRNEAFRQEVIRRMELQYEGRPDLLEKAIPNYPPSAKRMLRDNGVWAAALMAPVTTVVSDGLESFTPTGLVTGTGEHIDVDVVIYATGFRPSDYLDPIEIVGRGGLEIHDYWQGDAKGFAGITVPNFPNLFMMLGPNTTGVAAGGLHIMMERAAEYAVEAIHQLLLHDKAALDLKQEALDRHIEWVDAENRRMTWGQPYVTNWYKNRFNRVSQVWPFKTTEYWRITEKVEADDYEFLP; from the coding sequence ATGAATGCCATGACCACGCCGGCAACCGCCACCGAACGGACCTCGCCCGACCACTACGGCGATCTTTACGGCAGGGACTCCTACGCTCAGGTGACGGAGACCGACCAAGAGCTGTGGGCCTTCGTCGAAGGTGCTGAACTGCCGGTCCTCATGACCGCACTGGCTGCAGCGTTGAAGGATATGTCCCTGCTGGAGCCGGACCTTTCCCCGCCCCTGCCTCCCATGGGCGCCACAACGCAACCCCACGGTGGCCTGAAAGAGGACCAGGTGGCCCGCGGACGGCAGATTGCGTTCGAAGCGCTGCGCCGCCTGCGCGATGAAGACATCCGGACCGTAGACGAACTCCCCCCTGAGCAGGCGGATTACATCCTGGATTGGTTCACGGGCGGGCGCACCAGCTCCGATCCGAGCTGGGCGGGCGAAATGCACCATGAATTGCTCATCAGCCCCCAGCGGAACGGCTCCGCCGGCTGGACCCTTGATGAGGTCTCCCCGGGACGAACCTTCGAGACGCTGATTGTAGGCGCCGGGGTCTCCGGCATCGCTGCAGCTTACAGACTCAAGGAAGCCGGCATCCCCTACACCTGGATTGAATCTTCCCACCGGGTTGGCGGGACGTGGTGGAAGAACCACTACCCGGGCGTCCGCTTGGACACCCCGACCTATGGATACAGCTTCTCCTTCGCGCAGCGCGACGACTGGCCCCACCAGTTCGCCAAGGGTGAGGAAGTCCTTGACTACTTGGAAACAGTCGTGGCTCGCGCAAAACTTGCGGACGAACTCGAACTCCATACGTGGTTGGAGAAGGCGGAGTTCGATGAGGTCAGCCGGACGTGGACAGCCACCACCGCATCCACCGATGGGACCCGGCAGACCCGCCGGTTCAACGCCATCATTACCTGCGTCGGGCAGCTCGATCATCCCCACATCCCGACGTGGCCCGGGCAGGAGGAATTCACGGGCGCGCAGATGCACTCCCAGGAATGGGACCACTCCGTGGACCTTCGCGGCAAGAAGGTGGCCGTGATCGGTACCGGCGCCAGCGCTTACCAAATCATCCCGGCAATCGTTGACCAGGTGGAAAGCCTGCACGTCTTCCAACGCAGCGCACCCTGGATGCTGCCCGCCGAGAGCTACCACGAGCCGATGTCGGACACCGCCAATTGGCTGCATTCCAAGGTGCCCCATTACGGCAAGTGGTTCCGCCTCTGGGTCACTGCCCTTGGCATCGAAGGACGCATCAACGTCGCTGAAGCCGAGGAAGGGTGGGATAAGGCTCCCCTGAGCGTCAGCCCCAGGAACGAGGCCTTCCGCCAGGAGGTCATCCGCCGCATGGAGCTCCAGTACGAGGGCCGTCCGGACCTGCTCGAAAAAGCAATCCCCAACTACCCGCCGTCGGCAAAGCGCATGCTGCGCGACAACGGCGTCTGGGCCGCCGCGCTCATGGCACCCGTCACCACAGTGGTGTCAGACGGTTTGGAGTCCTTCACGCCTACCGGGCTGGTGACAGGCACCGGGGAACACATTGATGTGGACGTGGTGATTTACGCGACCGGGTTCCGGCCCTCCGACTACCTGGATCCTATTGAGATTGTTGGACGTGGCGGCCTGGAAATCCACGACTACTGGCAGGGCGATGCCAAGGGGTTCGCCGGCATCACGGTGCCCAATTTCCCGAACCTGTTCATGATGCTGGGACCCAACACCACCGGCGTAGCCGCGGGCGGCCTGCACATCATGATGGAGCGCGCCGCCGAGTATGCAGTTGAAGCGATCCACCAGCTCCTCCTGCACGACAAGGCTGCGCTCGACCTGAAACAGGAAGCCCTCGATCGGCACATCGAATGGGTGGACGCGGAGAACCGCCGCATGACGTGGGGCCAGCCCTACGTGACCAACTGGTACAAGAACCGCTTCAACAGGGTCTCCCAGGTGTGGCCTTTCAAGACCACCGAATACTGGCGGATCACCGAGAAGGTCGAAGCTGACGACTACGAGTTTCTGCCGTAG
- a CDS encoding bifunctional 3-(3-hydroxy-phenyl)propionate/3-hydroxycinnamic acid hydroxylase, whose protein sequence is MDAATNYDVAIVGYGPVGQSLATLLGRQGWSVLVLDKQAGLYPLPRACHLDHEAMRILQAMGISGEINDAIVPAREYLLLRADLSVLSNLPRGWETPSGWESSYHFYQPDIEGIFDATAKSTPGVTVRQSTNVRTVSDLGDRVELKVDGGEEPIFARFVVGADGANSLVREQAGIARDDLGFEATWVVIDVEMKAGAKAPKVPDTGQVLDPAQPSHMAWLGGDHYRWEFMIVDGADPVEAAKPENVWPKLRRWITADTATLLRSTTYTFHSLVASTFKQGRVLLAGDAAHLMPPFMGQGMISGMRDAMTLSWMLNKVLKGTAPVEFLDAYTESRRPHVTEYIAESVRVGQLVCETDAQKAAERDGKLEAQTEANPPFQPQLGAGFVDGPLGGRLAVQPRIAGSEDVLLDDLLGSSLTLLTVQPEVLNGLPSTAKRHLELLDVSVASISTRPGEASPRNFVEEGTRFTDWLGAADADWVLVRPDAYVFDAGKGAEALEESIEKLRAYISRESRMLAGQEAMLVGGTVHA, encoded by the coding sequence ATGGACGCAGCCACGAACTATGACGTCGCGATCGTAGGTTATGGCCCGGTGGGCCAGAGCCTGGCCACGCTGCTGGGACGTCAAGGGTGGTCGGTCCTGGTTCTGGACAAGCAAGCCGGCCTGTACCCGCTGCCCCGCGCTTGCCACCTGGACCATGAAGCGATGCGGATCCTGCAGGCCATGGGGATCTCCGGGGAGATCAATGACGCGATCGTTCCTGCCCGCGAGTACCTGCTCCTCCGCGCCGATCTCAGCGTCCTGTCCAACCTGCCGCGTGGCTGGGAAACTCCCAGTGGCTGGGAGTCCTCGTACCACTTCTATCAGCCGGACATCGAGGGCATCTTCGACGCGACGGCCAAGTCCACCCCGGGCGTAACAGTGCGCCAGTCGACCAACGTGCGGACCGTGTCCGACCTCGGCGACCGTGTTGAGTTAAAGGTCGACGGCGGAGAGGAACCTATCTTTGCGCGTTTCGTTGTGGGGGCGGACGGCGCCAACAGTCTCGTTCGGGAGCAGGCAGGGATCGCAAGGGACGACCTCGGGTTCGAAGCGACCTGGGTGGTCATTGATGTCGAAATGAAGGCGGGGGCCAAGGCCCCCAAGGTTCCGGACACGGGCCAGGTACTCGATCCTGCCCAGCCTTCGCACATGGCCTGGTTGGGCGGTGACCATTACCGCTGGGAGTTCATGATCGTCGACGGTGCCGATCCCGTGGAAGCGGCAAAGCCGGAGAACGTCTGGCCCAAGCTTCGGCGGTGGATCACCGCGGACACGGCGACGCTCCTCCGGTCGACCACGTACACGTTCCATTCCTTGGTGGCCTCGACCTTCAAACAGGGCCGCGTGTTGCTTGCCGGAGATGCCGCGCATCTGATGCCGCCTTTCATGGGCCAAGGAATGATCAGCGGAATGCGTGATGCCATGACGCTGTCGTGGATGCTCAACAAGGTGCTGAAAGGCACCGCTCCGGTCGAATTCCTGGACGCCTACACGGAGAGCCGGCGGCCCCACGTGACGGAGTACATCGCCGAATCGGTCCGTGTAGGCCAACTGGTCTGCGAGACGGATGCCCAAAAGGCAGCGGAACGGGATGGAAAGCTCGAGGCCCAGACAGAAGCCAATCCACCGTTCCAGCCGCAGCTCGGCGCCGGGTTCGTGGACGGTCCGCTTGGCGGCCGCTTGGCGGTGCAACCGCGAATTGCGGGTTCCGAGGATGTCCTCCTGGACGACCTCCTCGGTTCCTCTTTGACGTTGCTGACTGTTCAGCCGGAAGTACTGAACGGGTTGCCTTCCACCGCGAAGCGCCACCTGGAACTGCTGGACGTTTCCGTAGCTTCCATCAGCACCCGGCCGGGTGAGGCTTCCCCTCGAAACTTTGTTGAGGAAGGGACTCGCTTCACGGACTGGTTGGGTGCCGCTGACGCCGACTGGGTGCTGGTCCGGCCGGACGCGTACGTGTTCGACGCCGGCAAGGGCGCGGAGGCGTTGGAGGAATCCATTGAGAAGCTTCGCGCGTACATCAGCCGGGAGTCGCGGATGCTGGCCGGACAGGAAGCCATGCTTGTGGGAGGGACCGTCCATGCGTAA
- a CDS encoding cytochrome P450 — protein sequence MTVTTHEANVLGEDPFDTANLLDPYPFLGRLRDAGAVSYLESTGSYAVAGYQEVYEVLTDFETYISSGGLGPRDIRKDSGWRPPSILESDPPIHTVMRRALTGVINPSTVRALREPFTPPAEELTERLAQRETFDAVTDLAEKYPLRVFPDAVGIPDVGREHLLPYGNMVFNAFGPENYIFKQAFAQGDEHAAAVMRNCQRENLNDTGFGAQIWKRVEDGLITEQQATLLVRALLSAGVDTTIFGIGNTLSVLARYPEAWAQLRANPRMAKFAVDEALRLESPFQKFHRTVAVDTVLGGVHLPAGAKVLVFLGAANRDPRKWGDTADEFDLNRNASGHVAFGMGLHQCVGQPIARLEMEIVLQQLLQRVAAIEPDGAPVPILHNVLRGFESLPVRIVAG from the coding sequence ATGACCGTCACCACCCACGAAGCCAATGTGCTGGGCGAGGACCCGTTCGACACAGCAAATCTCTTGGATCCATACCCCTTCCTTGGCCGGCTTCGCGACGCCGGTGCAGTCTCCTACCTCGAAAGCACCGGGAGCTACGCCGTAGCCGGGTATCAGGAGGTGTATGAGGTCCTGACGGACTTCGAGACCTACATTTCCTCGGGAGGGCTGGGGCCGCGGGACATCCGCAAGGACTCCGGTTGGCGTCCACCGAGCATCCTTGAATCGGATCCCCCCATCCACACCGTCATGCGCCGCGCACTCACCGGCGTCATTAACCCCAGCACGGTTCGCGCCCTTCGCGAGCCCTTCACGCCCCCGGCCGAGGAACTCACGGAGCGGTTGGCGCAGCGGGAGACTTTCGACGCCGTTACTGACCTGGCCGAGAAGTACCCCTTGCGCGTCTTCCCCGATGCGGTAGGGATTCCCGACGTCGGCCGCGAGCACCTTTTGCCTTACGGCAATATGGTGTTCAACGCGTTCGGTCCGGAGAACTACATCTTCAAACAGGCCTTCGCCCAAGGTGATGAGCATGCCGCCGCGGTGATGCGGAACTGCCAGCGCGAAAACCTGAATGACACCGGGTTCGGTGCGCAGATCTGGAAGCGTGTGGAGGACGGGCTGATTACTGAGCAGCAAGCGACGCTGCTGGTCAGGGCCCTGCTGTCCGCGGGAGTGGACACGACCATCTTCGGAATCGGCAACACACTGTCGGTCTTAGCGCGCTATCCGGAGGCTTGGGCCCAGTTGCGTGCCAACCCCAGGATGGCCAAATTCGCCGTTGACGAGGCGCTGCGTCTTGAGTCGCCGTTCCAGAAGTTCCACCGGACCGTCGCCGTGGACACTGTCCTGGGCGGTGTGCATCTCCCGGCCGGTGCCAAGGTGTTGGTTTTCCTTGGGGCCGCGAACCGTGATCCCCGCAAGTGGGGAGACACTGCCGACGAGTTCGACCTGAATCGCAACGCCTCAGGGCACGTAGCTTTCGGCATGGGGTTGCACCAGTGCGTGGGGCAGCCGATCGCCCGGCTCGAGATGGAAATCGTGCTTCAGCAGCTGCTTCAGCGCGTCGCCGCCATCGAGCCGGACGGCGCTCCTGTTCCGATCCTGCACAACGTGCTCCGGGGGTTCGAGTCGTTGCCTGTGAGAATCGTCGCCGGCTAG
- a CDS encoding MFS transporter, protein MTERTSTRSPELRSSSRDRRRVVFATVAGTTIEWYDFFLYATAAGLIFTKVYFEPAGSAAAPLLAFLTVGISFLFRPLGAFLAGHFGDRYGRRVVLMATLVLMGASTALIGLLPTYDSIGLVAPILLVLLRILQGISAGGEWGGAALLAVEHAPTQRRGIFGASPQIGTPLGLLLASGMLATMTLIAPGEAFLEWGWRVPFILSVALIVIGYYIRRKVDESPVFSELAERKKESRAPIVELFKNHWRLVLLAALIPAASQASGYMTTGGYIQRYATDPAGPVGLDAGEVLWVVTASAISWLIFTLVGGALSDKIGRQKTMLLGWLLLAAALLVLFPLVNTASTVGLFAGLTLVTVGLGLVIGPLSAHYTEIFPATVRFSGVSIAYALGAIVGGAFAPTIAQALVQATGSTGAVTVYLEVMVVVSIIATLLVRDRTGVPLGAEMEDRVESPVHGANA, encoded by the coding sequence ATGACAGAACGGACGTCTACGCGGAGCCCGGAGTTGCGCAGCAGCTCCCGGGATCGCCGACGCGTGGTCTTTGCGACCGTCGCCGGCACCACCATCGAGTGGTACGACTTCTTCCTTTACGCCACCGCCGCGGGCCTGATCTTCACCAAGGTCTACTTCGAACCCGCGGGATCAGCCGCCGCGCCGCTTCTGGCATTCCTGACCGTTGGCATCAGCTTCTTGTTCCGGCCGCTCGGCGCATTCCTCGCCGGGCACTTCGGTGACCGCTACGGCCGCCGCGTTGTTCTGATGGCCACCCTGGTGTTGATGGGTGCTTCGACCGCGCTGATCGGTTTGTTGCCCACCTATGACTCCATTGGACTGGTGGCTCCAATCCTGCTGGTTCTCTTGAGGATCCTGCAGGGCATCTCGGCGGGCGGCGAGTGGGGAGGCGCTGCACTTCTGGCCGTCGAGCACGCTCCGACGCAGCGGCGTGGCATCTTCGGAGCCTCACCGCAGATCGGCACTCCCCTGGGACTCCTGCTGGCGTCGGGCATGTTGGCCACAATGACATTGATCGCTCCCGGTGAGGCTTTCCTTGAGTGGGGATGGCGCGTTCCGTTCATCCTTTCCGTGGCACTGATCGTCATTGGCTACTACATCCGACGCAAGGTGGATGAGAGCCCGGTGTTCAGCGAACTGGCCGAACGCAAGAAGGAATCCCGCGCACCGATCGTCGAACTCTTCAAGAACCACTGGCGTCTGGTCCTGTTGGCGGCTTTGATTCCTGCCGCAAGCCAGGCTTCCGGCTACATGACTACAGGCGGCTACATCCAGCGCTACGCCACCGATCCCGCCGGCCCCGTTGGCTTGGACGCCGGGGAAGTCCTCTGGGTGGTCACTGCCTCGGCCATTTCCTGGCTGATTTTCACCCTTGTTGGCGGAGCGCTTTCGGACAAGATCGGGCGCCAAAAGACGATGCTCCTCGGGTGGCTCCTGCTCGCCGCGGCGCTGCTCGTCCTCTTCCCGCTGGTCAACACAGCCTCGACGGTAGGGCTCTTCGCCGGACTGACCCTCGTGACCGTTGGCCTGGGACTGGTCATCGGCCCGCTGTCGGCGCACTACACCGAAATCTTCCCGGCGACCGTGCGCTTCTCGGGAGTCTCCATTGCCTACGCGTTAGGCGCGATCGTCGGCGGCGCTTTCGCTCCGACTATTGCCCAGGCCCTGGTTCAAGCCACAGGCTCCACCGGCGCCGTGACGGTCTACCTGGAAGTGATGGTGGTGGTGTCCATCATCGCAACCCTCCTGGTCCGCGACCGCACGGGTGTACCCCTTGGCGCAGAAATGGAGGACCGGGTTGAAAGCCCTGTTCATGGAGCCAACGCCTAA
- a CDS encoding fumarylacetoacetate hydrolase family protein, with protein sequence MKFVRFTSEGELPRVGVVVDDTYRVIEGHHDLLDLIQQGEETLRKAGEQAIQAGAVVDPSTVRNLSPIATPPTFRDFYAFEQHVKAGRESRGLEMNPLWYKIPVFYFSNPYNFKGEGEIPMTPGSERFDFELEVAAVVGKGGQDLTAEEGEDAIIGYSILCDWSGRDIQHEEMLLSMGPVKGKDTATSLGPWLVTKDELEPYRTATGFDRAMSLKVNGVEYSRANWADVHYSFGEMVSYASRGTEVRPGDVFGSGTCGTGCILELSRTHGEGEFPWLQAGDEVLIEIEGLGAQRTTMAKTPVPASFRRQGLE encoded by the coding sequence ATGAAGTTCGTTCGATTCACCAGCGAAGGCGAACTGCCTCGCGTCGGCGTCGTTGTTGACGACACGTACCGTGTCATCGAAGGCCACCATGACCTGCTCGACCTGATCCAACAGGGCGAAGAAACCCTGCGGAAGGCGGGCGAACAAGCAATCCAGGCCGGCGCCGTCGTCGATCCTTCAACGGTCCGCAACCTCTCCCCCATTGCCACGCCACCCACGTTCCGCGACTTCTATGCCTTCGAACAGCACGTCAAGGCCGGCCGGGAGTCGCGGGGCCTGGAGATGAATCCGCTCTGGTACAAGATCCCGGTCTTCTACTTCTCCAACCCCTACAACTTCAAGGGTGAAGGCGAAATCCCCATGACTCCCGGCTCGGAGCGTTTCGACTTCGAGTTGGAGGTGGCCGCAGTTGTCGGCAAGGGCGGGCAGGACCTCACGGCCGAGGAAGGCGAAGACGCCATCATTGGTTACAGCATCCTGTGCGACTGGAGCGGCCGCGATATTCAACATGAGGAAATGCTCCTGTCCATGGGGCCGGTGAAGGGCAAGGACACCGCCACCTCGCTCGGCCCGTGGCTGGTTACCAAGGACGAACTGGAGCCGTACCGGACGGCGACCGGTTTTGACCGGGCCATGTCCCTCAAGGTCAACGGCGTCGAATACTCCCGGGCCAACTGGGCTGACGTCCACTACTCGTTCGGGGAAATGGTTTCCTACGCGAGCCGCGGCACGGAAGTCCGCCCGGGCGATGTTTTCGGCTCAGGCACTTGTGGCACGGGCTGCATCCTCGAACTGAGCCGCACCCACGGTGAGGGCGAATTCCCGTGGCTGCAGGCCGGCGACGAGGTGCTCATCGAAATCGAGGGCCTCGGGGCCCAGCGCACCACCATGGCCAAGACACCGGTGCCGGCGTCCTTCCGCCGCCAGGGACTGGAGTAG
- a CDS encoding PDR/VanB family oxidoreductase, translated as MTAPAGATIDAVVDQVDIVADQVVSLVLRRADGQLFQPWQPGAHIDVHVGDGLVRQYSLCSSPGELDHLRIGVLHVPDSRGGSKAVHALLAGTPLTISEPRNNFPLRESRRYLFIAGGIGITPIIPMLEAAQAAGKEWTLIYGGRSRKTMAFAQQLEDKYGPERIRIIAEDEVGRLDLDQILGMPRAHMLVYACGPGGLLGAVEERCMGWPPGALHTERFVASTLGAAAANAPFEVQLARTGTTVTVPNNKTILEAVEEVGVRVLSSCRGGLCGTCETRIISGEPEHRDAVLSEEDREAGEVMLVCVSRAAAGCPRLVLDL; from the coding sequence ATGACTGCACCCGCAGGAGCTACCATCGACGCCGTCGTCGATCAGGTGGACATTGTGGCCGACCAAGTGGTCTCCCTGGTGCTGCGCCGGGCCGACGGCCAGCTCTTCCAGCCGTGGCAGCCCGGGGCACATATCGATGTCCACGTTGGCGACGGTCTGGTGCGCCAGTACTCTTTGTGTTCCTCGCCCGGCGAGCTGGACCATCTGCGCATCGGAGTGCTGCACGTGCCGGACTCACGTGGTGGATCAAAAGCTGTGCACGCGTTGCTGGCCGGCACCCCGCTGACAATCTCCGAACCTCGCAACAACTTTCCCTTGCGTGAATCGCGACGCTATCTCTTCATTGCAGGCGGAATCGGTATCACCCCCATCATTCCCATGCTCGAGGCGGCCCAGGCCGCCGGCAAGGAGTGGACGCTGATTTATGGCGGGCGAAGCCGGAAGACCATGGCCTTCGCCCAGCAGCTGGAGGACAAGTACGGTCCGGAACGTATCCGGATCATCGCTGAAGACGAGGTGGGCCGTTTGGACCTCGACCAGATCCTCGGCATGCCAAGGGCACACATGCTGGTCTACGCCTGCGGCCCGGGCGGTCTTCTCGGAGCGGTGGAGGAACGCTGCATGGGCTGGCCTCCGGGTGCCCTGCACACAGAACGCTTCGTGGCCTCAACACTGGGGGCAGCAGCAGCGAACGCCCCCTTCGAGGTGCAACTGGCCCGTACCGGGACCACCGTGACGGTGCCCAACAACAAAACCATCCTCGAAGCCGTGGAAGAGGTGGGCGTCCGCGTCCTCTCATCCTGCCGCGGCGGACTGTGCGGTACCTGCGAAACCCGGATCATCTCGGGAGAGCCGGAGCACCGCGACGCTGTGTTGTCGGAAGAGGACCGTGAAGCCGGCGAGGTCATGCTGGTTTGTGTGTCCCGGGCCGCTGCCGGCTGCCCGCGCCTCGTCTTGGACCTCTAG
- a CDS encoding IclR family transcriptional regulator: MANAAPSGRTTRRPAERKPLASGGATARQAASVTSRALALLGTFDAEHSAQSLSSMARRAGLPVATAHRLAGELVAWGGLEKLNGEYRVGQRIWRLGLLAPAQQNIAEVAAPFMQDVLFVTHNVVNLFILDGNEVLLVERMSGTNAGQPFRRVGARLPLHASAAGKLMLAFGPNDLFSNAIQRLEPRTPRTITSPGLLATEIERVRAQGYATTEEEAGPDNYGLAVPVFLPEKRIVAALGIVTRGRPAPVGSVVPVLNIASRGIARRLGAEHLPQ, from the coding sequence ATGGCAAACGCTGCCCCGTCAGGCCGGACCACACGCCGGCCGGCCGAGCGCAAGCCTCTTGCATCCGGGGGCGCTACCGCACGCCAAGCAGCCAGTGTCACCTCCCGCGCGCTGGCCTTGCTGGGCACTTTCGATGCCGAGCATTCGGCCCAGAGCCTCAGTTCCATGGCCCGCCGGGCGGGGCTGCCAGTGGCCACAGCCCATCGCCTGGCGGGCGAATTGGTGGCATGGGGTGGGCTCGAAAAATTGAATGGCGAATACCGGGTGGGCCAGAGGATCTGGCGGCTGGGTTTGCTGGCTCCAGCCCAGCAAAACATTGCTGAAGTAGCTGCGCCGTTCATGCAGGACGTCCTCTTTGTCACACACAATGTGGTGAACCTGTTCATCCTGGACGGGAACGAGGTTCTGTTGGTGGAGCGGATGTCAGGCACCAACGCGGGCCAGCCATTCCGGCGGGTGGGCGCGCGTTTGCCGCTTCATGCCAGCGCTGCGGGCAAGCTCATGCTCGCCTTTGGACCCAACGATTTGTTCTCCAACGCAATCCAACGGCTCGAGCCACGGACACCCAGGACGATCACCAGCCCCGGTCTGCTGGCCACCGAGATTGAGCGGGTCAGGGCCCAGGGCTATGCCACCACAGAGGAAGAAGCGGGACCGGACAATTATGGGCTGGCGGTTCCCGTGTTCCTGCCCGAGAAACGCATTGTGGCCGCACTGGGCATTGTCACCCGGGGGCGTCCGGCGCCGGTGGGGAGCGTGGTGCCCGTGCTGAACATCGCCTCGCGGGGAATTGCCCGACGACTGGGCGCAGAGCATCTCCCGCAGTAA
- a CDS encoding IclR family transcriptional regulator — protein MNVTVPEESSADPAYRYPIESVENAARTLLMLRSRSSIRIVDVAEELGAARSTAHRMVSTLAQSGLLERHPTDKSFVAGPALMQLAQALTNKGDIRTEIEPTLAWLARETGETAHYLVLKEDQALFLACVESPHIIRAVSRVGHRLPAHITSAGKCLLAALPPQEVDRMFSGERSWTNGTDLAIHDRDHLLAELAQISNRGWALNNEESEPGVIGVSAVVRNDKGEVLGAVTVSGPAERMRPRITEIVAAVRAATDDFRLHRS, from the coding sequence ATGAACGTCACCGTCCCCGAGGAGTCCTCGGCGGATCCGGCATACCGGTATCCGATCGAGTCGGTTGAGAACGCCGCCCGCACCCTCCTCATGTTGCGTTCAAGGTCCAGCATCCGAATCGTGGACGTGGCTGAGGAGCTTGGCGCCGCGCGGTCTACGGCGCACCGGATGGTATCCACGCTGGCCCAGTCCGGTTTGCTGGAACGCCACCCGACGGACAAGTCGTTCGTAGCGGGCCCGGCGTTGATGCAACTCGCGCAGGCGCTGACCAACAAGGGCGATATCCGGACCGAGATCGAGCCGACCTTGGCCTGGCTGGCGAGGGAGACCGGGGAGACCGCCCACTATTTGGTGCTCAAGGAAGACCAGGCGTTGTTCCTTGCCTGCGTGGAAAGCCCGCATATCATCCGCGCCGTCTCCAGGGTGGGGCATCGCCTTCCGGCACACATCACCTCGGCTGGAAAGTGCCTTCTGGCAGCCCTTCCCCCGCAAGAAGTGGATCGGATGTTTTCGGGAGAACGGAGCTGGACCAACGGCACCGACCTGGCCATCCACGACCGGGACCATTTGCTTGCCGAACTCGCACAAATCTCCAACCGCGGTTGGGCGCTGAACAATGAAGAAAGCGAACCGGGAGTCATCGGCGTCAGTGCTGTTGTCCGGAACGACAAAGGGGAAGTCCTCGGTGCGGTGACGGTCTCCGGGCCCGCTGAACGCATGAGACCCCGGATCACCGAAATCGTCGCAGCAGTACGCGCCGCAACGGACGATTTCCGCCTTCACAGAAGCTGA